In the Kitasatospora terrestris genome, one interval contains:
- a CDS encoding DHA2 family efflux MFS transporter permease subunit: protein MTHRQVLKALSGLLLGLFVAVLSSTVVSNALPRILTDLHGGESAYTWVITAALLSMTASTPLWGKLSDLLSKKLLVQVAMGIYVVSSALAGLSQSTGALIACRVLQGIGAGGVIALGQICLAAMVPPRERGRYSGWFGAVFALATIGGPLIGGVIVDTDWLGWRWCFYVGIPFAVLAVLVLQRTLNLPEQTTRKPRIDYLGALLITAAVSLLMIWISLAGKDYAWLSWQSAAMVGGGLLLAVAFVAVERRAAEPIVPLDLFRHRTVALASIASALVGIGMYGATTFLGQFFQLAKEKTPTQAGLLTLPMILGLALSSTVAGRLITKYGKWKAYLVGGTVLLTAGLALLGGMRDDSPYGYLAAAMAITGIGLGLTSQNLVLAVQNTVPRHELGAASSVVTFFRTMGGAMGVSALGALLGNRVSHYLAQNLAGAGVQPSGGAGLGGGEIPDLHRLPAGVVPLVTDAFGHGVGTVFLVAAPFALLAVLVVLGVREVPLRTTAQ from the coding sequence ATGACCCACCGCCAGGTACTCAAAGCACTCTCCGGACTCCTGCTCGGCCTCTTCGTGGCCGTGCTCTCCTCGACCGTCGTCTCCAACGCCCTGCCGCGCATCCTCACCGACCTGCACGGCGGCGAGTCCGCGTACACCTGGGTGATCACCGCGGCGCTGCTCTCGATGACCGCCTCCACCCCGCTCTGGGGCAAGCTCTCCGACCTGCTCAGCAAGAAGCTGCTGGTCCAGGTCGCCATGGGGATCTACGTGGTCTCCTCGGCGCTGGCCGGGCTCTCCCAGAGCACCGGCGCGCTGATAGCCTGTCGCGTCCTGCAGGGCATCGGCGCCGGCGGAGTGATCGCGCTCGGCCAGATCTGCCTGGCCGCGATGGTCCCGCCGCGCGAGCGGGGCCGCTACAGCGGCTGGTTCGGCGCCGTCTTCGCCCTCGCCACCATCGGCGGACCGCTGATCGGCGGCGTCATCGTGGACACCGACTGGCTCGGCTGGCGCTGGTGCTTCTACGTCGGCATCCCGTTCGCCGTGCTGGCCGTCCTGGTGCTGCAGCGCACCCTGAACCTCCCCGAGCAGACCACCCGCAAGCCGCGGATCGACTACCTCGGCGCGCTGCTGATCACCGCCGCCGTCAGCCTGCTGATGATCTGGATCAGCCTGGCCGGCAAGGACTACGCCTGGCTGTCCTGGCAGAGCGCCGCGATGGTCGGCGGCGGACTGCTGCTCGCCGTCGCCTTCGTCGCGGTGGAGCGCCGGGCCGCCGAGCCGATCGTCCCGCTCGACCTGTTCCGCCACCGCACCGTCGCGCTCGCCTCGATCGCCAGCGCGCTGGTCGGCATCGGGATGTACGGCGCCACCACCTTCCTCGGCCAGTTCTTCCAGCTCGCCAAGGAGAAGACGCCGACCCAGGCCGGACTGCTCACCCTGCCGATGATCCTCGGCCTGGCTCTCTCCTCCACCGTCGCCGGAAGGCTGATCACCAAGTACGGCAAGTGGAAGGCCTACCTGGTCGGCGGCACCGTGCTGCTCACCGCCGGGCTCGCCCTGCTCGGCGGCATGCGGGACGACAGCCCGTACGGCTACCTCGCCGCCGCCATGGCGATCACCGGCATCGGGCTCGGACTGACCAGCCAGAACCTGGTGCTCGCCGTGCAGAACACCGTCCCCCGTCACGAGCTCGGCGCCGCCAGCTCGGTGGTGACCTTCTTCCGGACGATGGGCGGGGCGATGGGCGTCTCCGCGCTCGGCGCGCTGCTCGGCAACCGGGTCTCCCACTACCTCGCGCAGAACCTCGCCGGGGCGGGCGTCCAGCCGTCCGGCGGCGCGGGCCTCGGCGGCGGGGAGATCCCGGACCTGCACCGGCTCCCGGCGGGGGTCGTGCCGCTGGTCACCGACGCGTTCGGGCACGGCGTCGGGACGGTCTTCCTGGTGGCGGCGCCGTTCGCGCTGCTGGCGGTGCTCGTCGTGCTCGGCGTCCGGGAAGTGCCGCTGCGCACGACGGCCCAGTAA
- a CDS encoding inorganic phosphate transporter produces MEHITFLVAVVIVTALAFDFTNGFHDTANAMATSIATGALKPKVAVTIAAVLNFAGAFLSVKVATTISGGIVNEKTGLQPSIIFAALVGAILWNLLTWLKGLPSSSSHALYGGLIGATVVGVGLHGVNFTTVVSKILIPAVVSPIIAGLASWGATKVAYLITRRGDRKATDKGFRRGQIFSSSLISLAHGTNDAQKTMGIITLTLISANALPKGAQPPTWVIVSAGAAIAVGTYMGGWRIIRSMGSGLADIKPPQGFSSETAAATVILTSSHMGYGLSTTQVCSGGIMGAGLGGPSGRLNWGMVRRMVYTWGLTLPAAATVAGIAAFVADKGDWGVALVGAALVIGAGSMWVVSRRQPVHADNVNDVTEVEIAGPAPTGPTAATTTVAA; encoded by the coding sequence ATGGAACACATCACGTTCCTGGTGGCCGTCGTGATCGTCACGGCGCTCGCCTTCGACTTCACCAACGGCTTCCACGACACCGCCAACGCGATGGCCACCTCCATCGCCACCGGCGCCCTGAAGCCGAAGGTCGCGGTCACCATCGCAGCGGTCCTCAACTTCGCCGGAGCGTTCCTCTCGGTGAAGGTCGCCACCACCATCTCCGGCGGCATCGTCAACGAGAAGACCGGCCTGCAGCCGTCGATCATCTTCGCGGCGCTGGTCGGGGCCATCCTCTGGAACCTGCTGACCTGGCTCAAGGGTCTGCCCTCCAGCTCCTCCCACGCCCTGTACGGCGGCCTGATCGGCGCCACCGTGGTCGGCGTCGGCCTGCACGGCGTGAACTTCACCACCGTGGTCTCCAAGATCCTGATCCCGGCGGTCGTCTCCCCGATCATCGCGGGCCTCGCCTCCTGGGGCGCCACGAAGGTCGCGTACCTGATCACCCGCCGCGGCGACCGCAAGGCCACCGACAAGGGCTTCCGGCGCGGCCAGATCTTCTCGTCCTCGCTGATCTCGCTCGCCCACGGCACCAACGACGCCCAGAAGACGATGGGCATCATCACCCTGACCCTGATCTCCGCGAACGCCCTGCCCAAGGGCGCGCAGCCGCCGACCTGGGTGATCGTCAGCGCCGGCGCGGCCATCGCGGTCGGCACCTACATGGGCGGCTGGCGGATCATCCGCTCGATGGGCTCCGGCCTCGCGGACATCAAGCCCCCGCAGGGCTTCTCCTCGGAGACCGCGGCCGCGACCGTCATCCTGACGTCCTCGCACATGGGCTACGGCCTGTCCACCACCCAGGTCTGCTCCGGCGGCATCATGGGCGCCGGCCTCGGCGGCCCGTCCGGCCGACTGAACTGGGGCATGGTCCGCCGCATGGTCTACACCTGGGGCCTGACCCTGCCGGCTGCCGCCACCGTCGCCGGCATCGCCGCCTTCGTCGCCGACAAGGGCGACTGGGGCGTGGCCCTGGTCGGCGCCGCCCTGGTGATCGGCGCCGGCTCGATGTGGGTCGTCTCCCGCCGCCAGCCGGTCCACGCCGACAACGTCAACGACGTGACCGAGGTCGAGATCGCCGGCCCCGCGCCGACCGGCCCGACCGCCGCCACCACCACCGTCGCGGCCTGA
- a CDS encoding C40 family peptidase, whose product MGAGQRTESTGLRPWVRAAMRCGAVLAAAVLALPLAGAAYAAPQPDGRPTVSAGADPLADAKATLGPMLDRLHELYQQAEAATEQYNGSVAKLNELQERVADLRNGVARQQLAVDAGTDLASQLAAAQYRNGHASEMAELLLAKDPYEAVVMAELLDSAGRSQSAFLDRLKADRAALTALQAQTEQALGDVQATATQQEAAKADVAKRLNDVEQMVTSLTGAQRSELEQLEKQQADQAQLAFLASGALGKGERTPSEAGRKAVAWALGQLGKDYVWGGAGPDVFDCSGLTSQAWLHSGRPIPRTSQEQWAQLTRVPLNQIRPGDLIVYFGGATHIGMYIGGGLIVQAPHTGDVVKVSQIGAMPILGAVRPDPEAGADDKGGAWKVPDVPIGPVRIAPAKPSTLPTPPATGPTPPAQPTTPAPGGSATGSPSGTPSGSGTPSGTPTGSASGSASGQPSATGTPSGTGTPSTGPTPASPSASAPAVLSASGSVRATEG is encoded by the coding sequence ATGGGGGCGGGGCAGCGTACGGAGTCGACGGGCCTGCGGCCCTGGGTGCGGGCGGCGATGCGCTGCGGCGCGGTCCTCGCGGCCGCGGTGCTGGCACTGCCGCTGGCCGGTGCCGCGTACGCGGCACCGCAGCCGGACGGGCGGCCGACCGTCTCGGCGGGCGCCGACCCGCTGGCCGACGCCAAGGCCACCCTCGGGCCGATGCTCGACCGGCTGCACGAGCTCTACCAGCAGGCCGAGGCCGCCACCGAGCAGTACAACGGCTCGGTCGCCAAGCTGAACGAGCTGCAGGAGCGCGTCGCGGACCTCCGCAACGGCGTCGCCCGGCAGCAGCTCGCGGTGGACGCCGGCACCGACCTGGCCTCCCAGCTCGCCGCCGCCCAGTACCGCAACGGCCACGCCTCGGAGATGGCCGAGCTGCTGCTCGCCAAGGACCCGTACGAGGCCGTGGTGATGGCCGAGCTGCTGGACTCCGCCGGCCGCTCGCAGTCCGCCTTCCTGGACCGGCTGAAGGCCGACCGGGCGGCGCTCACCGCGCTGCAGGCGCAGACCGAGCAGGCGCTGGGGGACGTCCAGGCGACCGCCACCCAGCAGGAGGCCGCCAAGGCCGACGTGGCCAAGCGGCTGAACGACGTCGAGCAGATGGTCACCTCGCTGACCGGCGCCCAGCGCAGCGAGCTGGAGCAGCTGGAGAAGCAGCAGGCAGACCAGGCGCAGCTGGCCTTCCTGGCCTCCGGCGCGCTGGGCAAGGGCGAGCGCACCCCGTCCGAGGCCGGCCGCAAGGCCGTGGCCTGGGCGCTGGGCCAGCTCGGCAAGGACTACGTGTGGGGCGGTGCCGGGCCGGACGTCTTCGACTGCTCGGGCCTGACCTCGCAGGCGTGGCTGCACTCCGGCCGCCCGATCCCGCGGACCAGCCAGGAGCAGTGGGCGCAGCTCACCCGCGTGCCGCTGAACCAGATCCGCCCCGGAGACCTGATCGTCTACTTCGGCGGCGCCACCCACATCGGGATGTACATCGGCGGCGGCCTCATCGTGCAGGCCCCGCACACCGGCGACGTGGTGAAGGTGTCGCAGATCGGCGCGATGCCGATCCTCGGCGCGGTCCGGCCGGACCCGGAGGCGGGCGCGGACGACAAGGGCGGCGCCTGGAAGGTGCCGGACGTCCCGATCGGCCCGGTGCGGATCGCCCCGGCCAAGCCGTCCACGCTGCCGACGCCGCCGGCCACCGGGCCGACCCCGCCCGCGCAGCCGACCACGCCGGCGCCGGGCGGGAGCGCCACCGGCAGCCCGTCGGGCACGCCCTCCGGGAGCGGGACGCCGAGCGGGACGCCGACCGGCTCCGCGAGCGGTTCGGCGAGCGGGCAGCCCAGCGCCACCGGCACGCCGTCCGGGACCGGCACGCCGAGCACCGGGCCGACGCCGGCCTCCCCGAGCGCCAGCGCGCCCGCGGTGCTGTCGGCGAGCGGGAGCGTCCGCGCCACCGAGGGCTGA
- a CDS encoding FdhF/YdeP family oxidoreductase, with protein MAKQAPQSDPAQDAPRVGAPQHAAAGLPAVGHSLRMASEQMSPKRVLATLRKVNQPDGFDCPGCAWPEPGKTHTAEFCENGAKAVAEEATERRITPEFFAAHPVAELAERSGYWLGQQGRLTTPMLLDEGATHYTPVSWDEAFALVAEELNALDTPDGAAFYTSGRTSNEAAFLYQLFARRLGTNNLPDCSNMCHESSGSALTETLGVGKGSVSLKDLYQADLIIVAGQNPGTNHPRMLSALERAKRAGAKVVSVNPLPEAGLERFKNPQNARGLAGVGTKLTDLFLQIRLGGDLALFRALNRILLERDAVDHAFVAEHCHGFEEFRADAAATDREAVLAATGLPWSQIEELAELVLGSQKIIVCWAMGLTQHKHAVPTIREVVNFLLLRGNVGRPGAGVCPVRGHSNVQGDRTMGIFERPTAAFLDALGKEFSFEPPREHGLDSVDTIRAMRDGRVKVFFAMGGNFVAATPDTLATEAAIRSTRLTVHVSTKLNRSHVVTGARALILPTLGRTDRDWTAAGAQFVTVEDSMGMVHSSRGGLRPPADDLLSEVRIVARLARAVLGPQDGLPWEEFGDSYDTVRDRISRVVPGFDDFNAKVRRPGGFALPHGPRDSRTFPTATGKANFSVNPLTAPEVPEGRLLLQTLRSHDQYNTTIYGLDDRYRGITGGRRVVLVNPADAAELGLAEGGYVDLVSEWTDGVERRAPHFKVVHYPVARGGAAAYYPETNVLVPLDSTADVSNTPTSKAVVIRFEPDSAGV; from the coding sequence ATGGCCAAGCAGGCCCCGCAGAGCGATCCCGCGCAGGACGCGCCGCGCGTCGGCGCCCCGCAGCACGCTGCGGCCGGCCTGCCCGCCGTGGGCCACAGCCTGCGGATGGCGTCCGAGCAGATGTCCCCGAAGCGGGTGCTCGCCACGCTCCGCAAGGTGAACCAGCCGGACGGCTTCGACTGCCCGGGCTGCGCGTGGCCGGAGCCCGGGAAGACGCACACCGCCGAGTTCTGCGAGAACGGCGCGAAGGCGGTCGCCGAGGAGGCGACGGAGCGCCGGATCACGCCGGAGTTCTTCGCCGCGCACCCGGTGGCCGAGCTGGCGGAGCGTTCCGGCTACTGGCTGGGCCAGCAGGGCCGCCTGACCACCCCGATGCTGCTGGACGAGGGCGCGACGCACTACACCCCGGTCTCCTGGGACGAGGCGTTCGCGTTGGTCGCCGAGGAGTTGAACGCGCTGGACACCCCGGACGGGGCCGCGTTCTACACCTCGGGCCGGACCAGCAACGAGGCGGCGTTCCTGTACCAGCTGTTCGCCCGGCGCCTGGGCACCAACAACCTGCCGGACTGCTCGAACATGTGCCACGAGTCCTCGGGCTCGGCGCTCACCGAGACGCTGGGGGTCGGCAAGGGCAGCGTCAGCCTGAAGGACCTGTACCAGGCGGACCTGATCATCGTCGCCGGTCAGAACCCGGGCACCAACCACCCCCGGATGCTGTCCGCGCTGGAGCGCGCCAAGCGCGCGGGCGCGAAGGTGGTGAGCGTCAATCCGCTGCCGGAGGCGGGTCTGGAGCGGTTCAAGAACCCGCAGAACGCCCGCGGCCTGGCGGGCGTCGGCACCAAGCTGACCGACCTGTTCCTGCAGATCCGGCTGGGCGGCGACCTGGCGCTGTTCCGCGCGCTCAACCGGATCCTGCTGGAGAGGGACGCGGTCGACCACGCCTTCGTCGCCGAGCACTGCCACGGCTTCGAGGAGTTCCGGGCGGACGCGGCGGCCACCGACCGGGAGGCGGTGCTCGCCGCGACCGGCCTGCCGTGGTCGCAGATCGAGGAGCTGGCCGAGCTGGTCCTGGGCTCGCAGAAGATCATCGTCTGCTGGGCGATGGGCCTGACCCAGCACAAGCACGCCGTGCCGACCATCCGCGAGGTGGTCAACTTCCTGCTGCTGCGCGGCAACGTCGGCCGCCCGGGTGCGGGCGTCTGCCCGGTGCGCGGTCACAGCAACGTGCAGGGCGACCGCACGATGGGCATCTTCGAGCGGCCGACCGCGGCGTTCCTGGACGCGCTGGGCAAGGAGTTCTCCTTCGAGCCGCCGCGCGAGCACGGCCTGGACTCGGTGGACACCATCCGTGCGATGCGGGACGGCCGGGTGAAGGTGTTCTTCGCGATGGGCGGCAACTTCGTCGCCGCGACCCCGGACACGCTGGCCACCGAGGCGGCGATCCGCTCCACCCGGCTGACGGTGCACGTCTCGACCAAGCTGAACCGCTCGCACGTGGTGACCGGCGCCCGCGCCCTGATCCTGCCCACCCTGGGCCGCACCGACCGGGACTGGACCGCGGCGGGCGCCCAGTTCGTCACCGTCGAGGACTCGATGGGCATGGTGCACTCCTCGCGCGGCGGCCTGCGCCCGCCCGCCGACGACCTGCTCTCCGAGGTCCGGATCGTCGCCCGGCTGGCCCGGGCGGTGCTCGGCCCGCAGGACGGGCTGCCGTGGGAGGAGTTCGGCGACTCGTACGACACGGTCCGCGACCGGATCTCCCGGGTCGTCCCGGGCTTCGACGACTTCAACGCCAAGGTCCGCCGCCCGGGCGGCTTCGCCCTGCCGCACGGTCCGCGCGACAGCCGGACCTTCCCCACCGCGACCGGGAAGGCCAACTTCTCGGTCAACCCGCTGACCGCGCCCGAGGTCCCGGAGGGCCGGCTGCTGCTGCAGACGCTGCGCTCGCACGACCAGTACAACACCACGATCTACGGGCTGGACGACCGCTACCGCGGCATCACCGGCGGCCGCCGGGTGGTCCTGGTCAACCCGGCGGACGCGGCCGAACTCGGCCTCGCCGAGGGCGGCTACGTGGACCTGGTCAGCGAGTGGACGGACGGCGTGGAGCGCCGCGCCCCGCACTTCAAGGTGGTGCACTACCCGGTCGCCCGGGGCGGCGCGGCGGCGTACTACCCGGAGACCAACGTGCTGGTGCCGCTGGACTCCACCGCGGACGTCAGCAACACCCCGACCTCCAAGGCCGTGGTGATCCGGTTCGAGCCGGACAGCGCCGGGGTCTGA
- a CDS encoding STM4011 family radical SAM protein encodes MNHLTVLYRGPLASCDYDCPYCPFAKRRDSPEQLRADRAALERFTAWAADYREGGLSVLFTPWGEGLVRSWYRRAMVDLSHAPHVRRVAIQTNLSCRTDWLADADPDTLALWVTYHPGQVDPRRFLDRCGELTALGIRYSVGVVGEPDHLEPARRLRAELPAGTYLWINAADGRDYTDAEAARWTELDPLFHYSRHPHPSGGRACRTGDTVVSVDGEGTVRRCHFVRPPLGNLYDGSYRAELRPRPCPLPVCDCHIGYVHLETLPLYDVFTDGVLERIPHGM; translated from the coding sequence ATGAACCACCTCACCGTCCTCTACCGCGGCCCGCTCGCGTCCTGCGACTACGACTGCCCGTACTGCCCGTTCGCCAAGCGCCGGGACAGCCCCGAGCAGCTGCGCGCCGACCGGGCGGCCCTGGAACGCTTCACCGCCTGGGCCGCCGACTACCGCGAGGGCGGGCTGTCGGTGCTGTTCACGCCCTGGGGCGAGGGCCTCGTCCGGTCCTGGTACCGGCGGGCGATGGTCGACCTGAGCCACGCCCCGCACGTACGCCGGGTGGCGATCCAGACCAACCTCAGCTGCCGCACCGACTGGCTCGCCGACGCCGACCCCGACACCCTCGCGCTCTGGGTGACCTACCACCCCGGCCAGGTCGACCCCCGGCGGTTCCTGGACCGCTGCGGGGAGTTGACCGCGCTCGGCATCCGGTACAGCGTCGGCGTCGTCGGCGAACCCGACCACCTCGAACCCGCCCGCCGCCTGCGCGCCGAACTGCCAGCCGGCACCTACCTGTGGATCAACGCCGCCGACGGCCGCGACTACACCGACGCCGAGGCCGCCCGGTGGACGGAGCTCGACCCGCTCTTCCACTACAGCCGCCACCCGCACCCCAGCGGCGGCCGGGCCTGCCGCACCGGCGACACCGTGGTCTCCGTCGACGGCGAGGGCACCGTCCGCCGCTGCCACTTCGTCCGCCCGCCGCTCGGCAACCTGTACGACGGCAGCTACCGCGCCGAGCTGCGGCCGCGGCCGTGCCCGCTGCCGGTCTGCGACTGCCACATCGGGTACGTCCACCTGGAGACCCTGCCGCTGTACGACGTGTTCACCGACGGCGTCCTGGAGCGGATCCCGCACGGAATGTGA
- a CDS encoding STM4012 family radical SAM protein, whose translation MTTTTAESPYQSYVYAYPHKTAYRPLPDRPALREVWAGERQHALSLYLHVPFCEVRCGFCNLFTRIGSPEGLTTAYLDALERQATAVRAALDTGARFALAAFGGGTPTYLAAAELTRLCDIAEQRMGVDLRAVPLSVEASPDTCTPDRLAVLAERGTTRLSIGVQSFLDTEARSAVRPQKRAAVETALDRARAAGFPVLNIDLIYGIDGQTERSWLRSLDAALGWQPEELYLYPLYVRPLTGLGRRSPGPSPAWDAQRLALYRAGRDHLLAAGYEQVSMRMFRRSGAATASTGEYACQTDGMVGLGCGARSYTSKLHYSFDYAVDASAVRGIIDAYVAGTDFDRAEHGWEMSGDEPRRRHLLQSLLQAEGVDLAAYRRRFGSSPRQDFPAELAAFEERGWLTADGAALTPEGLAHSDAIGPALFSAEVAARMEAYEAR comes from the coding sequence ATGACGACCACCACCGCCGAATCCCCGTACCAGAGTTACGTCTACGCCTACCCGCACAAGACCGCCTACCGGCCGCTCCCCGACCGGCCCGCGCTGCGCGAGGTGTGGGCCGGCGAGCGGCAGCACGCGCTCTCGCTCTACCTGCACGTCCCGTTCTGCGAGGTGCGCTGCGGCTTCTGCAACCTGTTCACCCGGATCGGCAGCCCGGAGGGCCTGACCACCGCGTACCTGGACGCCCTGGAACGGCAGGCGACCGCCGTCCGGGCCGCGCTCGACACCGGCGCCCGCTTCGCCCTCGCGGCGTTCGGCGGCGGCACCCCCACCTACCTGGCCGCCGCCGAACTGACCCGCCTCTGCGACATCGCCGAGCAGAGGATGGGCGTCGACCTGCGCGCCGTCCCGCTCTCCGTCGAGGCCTCGCCGGACACCTGCACGCCCGACCGGCTCGCCGTCCTCGCCGAGCGCGGCACCACCCGGCTGAGCATCGGCGTGCAGTCCTTCCTGGACACCGAGGCCCGCTCGGCCGTCCGCCCGCAGAAGCGCGCCGCCGTCGAGACCGCGCTCGACCGGGCCCGCGCGGCCGGCTTCCCGGTGCTCAACATCGACCTGATCTACGGGATCGACGGCCAGACCGAGCGGAGCTGGCTGCGCTCGCTGGACGCCGCCCTCGGCTGGCAGCCGGAGGAGCTGTACCTCTACCCGCTCTACGTCCGCCCGCTCACCGGCCTCGGCCGGCGCTCCCCCGGCCCCTCCCCCGCCTGGGACGCCCAGCGCCTCGCGCTCTACCGCGCGGGCCGCGACCACCTGCTGGCGGCCGGCTACGAGCAGGTGTCGATGCGGATGTTCCGCCGGAGCGGTGCGGCCACCGCGAGCACCGGCGAGTACGCCTGCCAGACCGACGGCATGGTCGGCCTCGGCTGCGGCGCCCGCTCCTACACCTCGAAGCTGCACTACTCCTTCGACTACGCGGTCGACGCGAGCGCCGTGCGCGGCATCATCGACGCCTACGTGGCCGGCACCGACTTCGACCGTGCCGAGCACGGCTGGGAGATGAGCGGCGACGAGCCGCGCCGCCGCCACCTGCTGCAGTCCCTGCTCCAGGCCGAGGGCGTCGACCTCGCCGCGTACCGCCGGCGCTTCGGCAGCAGTCCGCGGCAGGACTTCCCCGCCGAACTGGCCGCCTTCGAGGAGCGCGGCTGGCTGACCGCCGACGGCGCCGCACTCACCCCGGAGGGCCTGGCCCACTCGGACGCGATCGGCCCCGCCCTGTTCTCCGCCGAGGTGGCGGCCCGGATGGAGGCGTACGAGGCCCGATGA
- a CDS encoding STM4013/SEN3800 family hydrolase, whose protein sequence is MNEVVGSHDLLLVTLDTLRYDVAEELAAAGRLPNLARRLPAGRWERRHAPGSFTYASHQAILAGFLPTPASPDGPHPRLFAARFAGSETTEPRTWVFDTPDLPSALAGAGYRTVCIGGVGFFNRRGPLGSVLPGLFQEAHWEPEMGVPSPTSFESQVACAERVAAEQPPGQPLFLFLNVSALHQPNWFHLPGATREHGDSRASHAAALEYVDAHIGRLFTAMSARRPCFAIVCSDHGTAYGEDGYTGHRIGHEVVWTVPYAHFTLPLSPGPSG, encoded by the coding sequence ATGAACGAGGTCGTCGGCTCGCACGACCTGCTGCTGGTCACCCTCGACACCCTCCGGTACGACGTGGCCGAGGAGCTGGCCGCCGCCGGCCGGCTGCCCAACCTCGCCCGCCGGCTGCCCGCCGGGCGGTGGGAGCGGCGGCACGCCCCCGGCAGCTTCACCTACGCCTCGCACCAGGCGATCCTGGCCGGCTTCCTGCCCACCCCCGCGTCGCCGGACGGCCCGCACCCGCGCCTGTTCGCCGCCCGCTTCGCCGGCTCGGAGACCACCGAGCCGAGGACCTGGGTGTTCGACACCCCCGACCTCCCGTCCGCGCTGGCCGGCGCCGGGTACCGGACGGTCTGCATCGGCGGGGTCGGCTTCTTCAACCGCCGGGGCCCGCTCGGCTCGGTGCTGCCCGGGCTGTTCCAGGAGGCCCACTGGGAGCCGGAGATGGGCGTCCCCTCACCCACCTCCTTCGAGTCGCAGGTGGCGTGCGCCGAGCGGGTCGCCGCCGAACAGCCGCCCGGGCAGCCGCTGTTCCTGTTCCTCAACGTCTCCGCGCTGCACCAGCCGAACTGGTTCCACCTGCCCGGCGCGACCCGCGAGCACGGCGATTCCCGGGCCAGCCACGCCGCCGCGCTGGAGTACGTGGACGCGCACATCGGCCGGCTGTTCACCGCGATGAGCGCCCGCCGTCCGTGCTTCGCGATCGTCTGCTCCGACCACGGCACCGCGTACGGCGAGGACGGCTACACCGGGCACCGGATCGGCCACGAGGTCGTCTGGACGGTCCCGTACGCCCACTTCACCCTTCCCCTCTCCCCTGGACCATCCGGATGA
- a CDS encoding STM4014 family protein, giving the protein MRLTVLGNPGHRRVTLFAAAARAAGLPEPAVLPWLDVLRGSAGPAPGTLLRIDSPGEEPAVDALLRGPVLGAGYAPTRVEGGPAWYAGVVGALHRLAARPGVRLLGDPAEIAAMFDKPAAHARLAAAGVPVPRALGGAAPAGWEELKERLRAAGMRRVFLKPAHGSSASGVVALEFGSGGRVQATTSVESAADGLHNSLQVRRHRSEREVAELVDRLAPERLHVEQWVPKAGQHGHAADLRVVVVGGRATHAVVRTGRHPMTNLHLGGARGDLAAARAAAGPAWPALLETAERAAACFPRSPAVGVDLLPAPRWRRTLVGEVNAFGDLLPGLPGLSDGPAAGLDTYGAWIAHLREDARA; this is encoded by the coding sequence ATGCGCCTCACCGTGCTGGGCAACCCGGGCCACCGGCGGGTGACCCTGTTCGCCGCCGCCGCCCGGGCCGCCGGGCTGCCCGAACCCGCCGTCCTGCCCTGGCTCGACGTCCTTCGCGGGTCGGCCGGCCCGGCGCCCGGCACGCTGCTGCGGATCGACTCCCCCGGCGAGGAGCCGGCCGTCGACGCGCTGCTGCGCGGGCCGGTGCTCGGCGCCGGGTACGCCCCCACCCGGGTCGAGGGCGGGCCCGCCTGGTACGCCGGTGTTGTCGGCGCCCTGCACCGGCTCGCCGCGCGGCCCGGCGTCCGGCTGCTCGGCGACCCCGCGGAGATCGCGGCGATGTTCGACAAGCCCGCCGCGCACGCCCGGCTGGCCGCCGCCGGGGTGCCGGTGCCGCGGGCGCTCGGCGGCGCCGCCCCCGCCGGGTGGGAGGAGCTGAAGGAACGCCTGCGGGCGGCCGGGATGCGCCGGGTCTTCCTCAAGCCCGCGCACGGGTCGTCCGCGTCGGGCGTGGTGGCGCTGGAGTTCGGCTCGGGCGGGCGGGTCCAGGCGACCACCTCGGTGGAGTCGGCGGCGGACGGGCTGCACAACTCCCTGCAAGTGCGGCGCCACCGCTCGGAGCGGGAGGTCGCCGAGCTGGTCGACCGGCTCGCGCCCGAGCGCCTGCACGTCGAGCAGTGGGTGCCGAAGGCCGGGCAGCACGGGCACGCCGCCGACCTGCGCGTGGTGGTCGTCGGCGGCCGGGCCACCCACGCCGTCGTCCGCACCGGCCGGCACCCGATGACCAACCTCCACCTCGGCGGCGCCCGCGGCGACCTCGCCGCCGCCCGGGCCGCCGCGGGCCCCGCCTGGCCGGCCCTGCTGGAGACCGCCGAGCGGGCCGCCGCCTGCTTCCCGCGCAGCCCGGCGGTCGGCGTCGACCTGCTCCCCGCCCCGCGCTGGCGCCGCACGCTGGTCGGCGAGGTCAACGCCTTCGGCGACCTGCTCCCCGGCCTCCCGGGCCTCTCCGACGGCCCGGCCGCCGGCCTCGACACCTACGGCGCGTGGATCGCGCACCTACGTGAGGACGCCCGTGCCTGA